The Vibrio echinoideorum genome includes a region encoding these proteins:
- the relA gene encoding GTP diphosphokinase — MVAVRSAHLNPSEQFELDNWIASLNQDAKTSNKLTKVYRHCEELLKDHDQGTLLLWRGREMIEILVTLSMDRATLIAAQLFPVVSSGVFEREAFEESYGKETVKLIDGVEEMAALGQLNITLEGSAASGQVDNVRRMLLAMVDDFRCVVIKLAERICNLIEVKKAPDAVRRAAAKECANIYAPLANRLGIGQLKWEIEDYAFRYQQPDTYKQIAKQLSERRIVREQYITDFVDDLTAEMKRSSINAEVSGRPKHIYSIWRKMQKKGLEFDELFDVRAVRIIADQLQDCYAGLGVVHTKYKHLPSEFDDYVANPKPNGYQSIHTVVLGPEGKTIEIQIRTKQMHEDSELGVAAHWKYKEGASSNVRSGYDEKITWLRKLIDWQEEMSDSGEMLDEVRSQVFDDRVYAFTPRGDVVDLPMGATPLDFAYHIHSMVGHRCIGAKVAGRIVPFTHKLAMGDQVEIITQKEPNPSRDWLNPTTGFVHSSRARAKINAWFRAQSREKNLEAGRDILEVELGRVGATLKDAEQYALKRFNVNTPDELYAGIGSGDLRINQVVNHINALVNKPTAEEEDKKALEKLLESDNKPAHQSRPKKDAVVVEGVDNLMTHLARCCQPIPGDVIKGYITQGRGISVHRSDCEQLSELNLHAPERIIDTVWGHGFVGSYILTLRVEALERNGLLKDITSLFLNEKVSVTTMKSRIDYKRQLSVMDFDLEVTNIEILSRVTSRVEQIKDVMSVKRLG; from the coding sequence ATGGTTGCGGTACGAAGCGCACATTTAAACCCAAGCGAACAGTTTGAGCTAGATAATTGGATTGCGTCACTAAATCAAGACGCAAAAACCTCGAATAAACTGACCAAAGTTTATCGTCACTGTGAAGAGCTATTAAAAGATCACGATCAAGGAACACTTTTGCTTTGGCGTGGACGTGAAATGATCGAAATCTTGGTCACATTGTCTATGGATCGCGCTACTTTAATTGCAGCACAGCTATTCCCTGTCGTATCAAGCGGTGTTTTTGAGCGCGAAGCGTTTGAAGAGAGTTACGGGAAAGAAACCGTAAAGCTGATTGATGGCGTGGAAGAAATGGCGGCTTTGGGCCAGCTAAATATTACCCTTGAAGGCAGTGCAGCCTCGGGTCAAGTCGATAATGTTCGTCGAATGCTACTCGCAATGGTGGATGACTTCCGCTGCGTAGTCATCAAGCTAGCTGAACGAATTTGTAACCTTATAGAAGTGAAAAAGGCTCCTGATGCTGTGCGCCGTGCGGCAGCAAAAGAGTGTGCCAACATCTATGCTCCGCTTGCAAATCGTTTGGGTATTGGTCAGCTAAAGTGGGAAATTGAAGATTACGCTTTCCGCTACCAACAACCTGATACGTATAAACAGATTGCAAAACAGCTGTCTGAGCGTCGTATCGTGCGCGAACAATACATTACAGATTTCGTTGATGATTTAACGGCAGAAATGAAGCGTTCAAGCATCAATGCTGAAGTCAGCGGCCGACCAAAACACATCTACAGCATTTGGCGTAAAATGCAGAAAAAAGGCTTAGAGTTTGATGAGCTTTTTGATGTACGTGCGGTGCGTATTATCGCCGACCAACTGCAAGACTGTTATGCCGGGTTGGGCGTGGTTCATACCAAATACAAACACCTACCCAGTGAATTTGATGACTATGTGGCGAATCCCAAGCCAAATGGTTACCAATCAATTCATACCGTGGTTCTTGGCCCTGAAGGCAAGACCATTGAGATTCAGATCCGTACCAAGCAGATGCATGAAGACTCTGAACTTGGTGTTGCTGCGCACTGGAAATACAAAGAAGGTGCATCTAGCAACGTACGTAGCGGCTACGACGAAAAAATCACTTGGTTGCGTAAGCTTATCGACTGGCAAGAAGAGATGTCGGATTCTGGCGAAATGCTGGATGAAGTGCGCAGCCAAGTCTTTGATGACCGTGTCTATGCCTTTACACCGCGCGGTGATGTCGTTGATCTACCAATGGGTGCAACACCGTTGGATTTTGCTTACCACATCCACTCGATGGTCGGGCACCGTTGTATCGGTGCAAAAGTAGCGGGTCGAATAGTTCCGTTTACTCATAAGCTCGCAATGGGCGATCAAGTTGAGATCATCACTCAAAAAGAACCGAACCCATCACGTGATTGGCTAAATCCGACCACAGGATTTGTTCACTCTAGCCGTGCAAGAGCAAAGATTAATGCATGGTTCCGAGCTCAGAGTCGAGAGAAAAACCTTGAAGCCGGACGAGATATCTTAGAAGTCGAACTCGGCAGAGTCGGTGCAACATTGAAAGATGCTGAGCAATATGCGCTGAAACGATTCAACGTCAACACGCCCGATGAGTTGTATGCGGGTATTGGTAGTGGCGATTTGCGTATTAACCAAGTCGTGAATCACATCAATGCCCTAGTTAATAAGCCGACGGCGGAAGAAGAAGATAAGAAAGCGCTAGAGAAGTTGCTTGAATCTGATAATAAGCCCGCTCATCAGAGCCGCCCGAAAAAAGATGCCGTGGTCGTAGAAGGGGTCGATAACCTAATGACCCACTTGGCTCGTTGTTGTCAGCCGATCCCGGGCGATGTGATCAAAGGTTACATTACTCAAGGTCGTGGTATATCGGTACACCGCAGCGATTGTGAGCAGTTAAGTGAGCTTAATTTACATGCACCTGAGCGTATTATCGATACAGTCTGGGGACATGGTTTTGTAGGCTCATATATCCTAACACTGCGTGTAGAAGCGCTAGAGCGCAACGGTTTGTTAAAAGACATCACATCATTGTTCTTGAACGAAAAAGTCAGTGTAACGACAATGAAGAGCCGTATTGACTATAAACGTCAGCTGTCGGTTATGGATTTCGATTTGGAAGTGACCAATATTGAGATTCTGAGTCGAGTGACCAGCCGAGTAGAACAAATCAAAGATGTAATGAGCGTAAAACGCCTAGGCTAA